TCTGCAGCTCATTGAACTATTAGCTAATAATCCTAGGGTCTTATATAGTACTCTTCGGCAATTGATCTTTTATATAAACATAGATTTGATCTCTGGGCGCTACTTGGTAAACTCTGTAACCTAGTTTTTTCTAATAGGTAGATATAGAGTTGATATTGCAGCATCCAAGATTATTTGCACCATTTCTTGTACCTGGAAGGGCCTGGGGGCGGCACCATATATATCTAGGGATCCTATCCAAGCTATTAAAGCTTcctcctgaagcagagatAGCCTGTGGCTCTAATTACAGAGTTCTGGCTGAGATTAGTAGCCCATTATCTAATCATATAGGGTTGAAGGAGGTATATTATAAATGCGGCTAGCTTCCTGAACTTTGCAAATTTTTCTGTTTTTAAATTGCTTATAGCATATTCAATCCTACCCTCTTGCTCTCTCAGTTCCTGGCGCGTTTTACGCGCTTTTCGTGGCATGATAGTTGTTTGATGATAGAGGCTGGTTGACGCGTTTGAAATTTTGGGAGTTTCACGGGCTAcccgggatttacgttaGTACGGCTTGCTAGCATGCCCTCTGCAAAGCACGGCGCAGAAGCTACGTATAGGCACGCGAGGGAAGTGAATAGCCGAAAGGCTAGCAATAAGTTTGGTCCAGAAGGCTAAAGCATAGTTATATTCAATTGCTAACAGGCCTGATTCTGTCCCTCACCCATCTCACCTCCTGGGCGATAACATCCGGCCGTGCAAGATGCACATTATGCCCGCACCCCTCTAGTCTGAAGAAATGCGTATTTGATGACAATCGCAACTGCTCCTCCTGTAGCTGTTTATCAATATATTCCCACTGATCCAGCAATGTCCGGAAAGCCGCCCTCTGCTCTTCCCTGCCGTTTCCAGCAGGAACGCCCTTCTCGTGGACAGCTCTATAATCGCTGGCCGTATTAGCCCGAACCACACTCAACGGCCTTTTTCCCAACGCCTGCCTTCTGAACTGCTCCATCCTCTTTAGCGTCTCGCAAACCTCATAGAAACTCGCTATTTCAGCAGCCGTAGCTCTAGAGCTGACAATGATCTCCTTCGCGCGCACCCTCCATTCTTCATCACTTAGCACTGTCTCGCTCCGTAAGCCGGTAGCGCGTGCATAGCTCAGATCCCCCATAACAGCAATAATATTCTCATCAGGGACGTTAAAATACTCGCTCGCGCGCTCGGTGGACGCATCGACGAGGACCATACCAGCAACGCGCTCGGAATACAGGTGCAGGAGCTCGCGCGCCACGATAGCGCCGTAAGAGTGCGCAACTAGCAACAAAGGTGTATCCGAACTGATTCCTGAATTCTCTAGAACCACGCCTAGTTCTGTTGCCACCGCGACGGCCTGTCCTTGGCTCTGGGCGGTGGGCTTTGCACTGGGAGTTGGTGGTAATTGTGGTGGACATTGCTCACTGTGCCGCGTCCAGAACGGTCGTAGAGGAGTGTCCTTACGAACGGCCGCAGGAGACGTTCTACCGCGACGTATGATGACGCTACATCGCCTGCGCCCGGAAAAATTACGACTAGAGGGTCGGAGGGGTCGTGCGGGGTGGGACCGGTgacagagcagaagaggCTTTGGGTGCTGACTGGGATTAGGGCGGCTGTAGTCGATGGAATATCCATTTGGACTTTTAGAGATTTTTCCGCGGAATGGCGTCTCAGAAAGTGGCAGTCTATATTAGAAAAAGGCGCTAATCTAAGAAATTCGCTCCTTGTAACATGTGCTGTGTGAGCCAACCCTGTCTTATGGATGCATTATGGGCTTAGGGATTTTAGCACAAGATGGATACTGAAGGCATTTTTCCATACACCTGCGCGTCTGCCTGGATAAAAAAAGTATATTCAGGACGTATCTGATAATTGCCACCTCAGGAAAGTAAACTTTGAGATAGAACTTCAGAACAGATATCACTTACGCTCGGATTGCAGCAAACATCGAAAATACGCCGCATATTCATCTGGTTTCCTTGTCCAGGTCTACTTATGCCATCTTTGTGAATGCTCAACTCACTGATCTGTTTTTATTCTGTCTTTGAAACAACTAAGTTGCTATGGCAACGCTTCTAACCTAATTTACGGTGGTTTAGGGTGCGTATTAGCTGTTGGGTTAACAAGTGTATTCTAAAACGCCTCTTGCACAGTTTGTTAAATTTAATAACCTGCGTGGTCTACTATTAATATTATCCCGCAAGACGACGCATATGAAGACAGGATCATCATTGATTGCTTGGGCAATTGCTGCTGGCGCTTCACTAGCCTGGTGCGCCGAGGTGCCAGCCCAACGTTCATACGTGTATGTTGGAGGACAATATACGCAGGATAGCGCAGGCCAGCATGTCTTCACAAATCAGATGTATGTGGAAAAGCTGATGCCAACTACTGGTGTGACCAAGCCGTATCCAATCGTTTTCATTCACGGACAAGCTCAAACAGGCACAGTATGTATTTAATGATGGCGCATACCTTTTCTGCAGGAAAATTAACCGTGACGAATAGAATTGGCTCAACAAGcctgatggaggagaaggctgggCATCCTACTTCCTCTCTCAAGGATATGAATGCTATATCCTTGACCAAACTTTTCGCGGTCGCAGTCCCTGGTTCCCTGGCAATGGGACGGTGAGCACATATAGCGCTGAGCTGTTGCAGCAGCGCTTCACTGCACCACAACAATATAATCTCTGGCCGCAGGCCTCCTTGCACACTCAATGGAACGGGATGGGTGTAATGGGCGATCCGATATTCGACACTTATTATGCGTCAACGGTCGAGTTCCTTGATTCAGCGACCTACCAGCAATCTACTGTCCAGGCTGCCGGCGCTGCTCTGCTTGACCTTATTGGATCCCCAGTTGTCCTTCTCTCCCATTCACAGGGTGGGCCAATTGGCTGGCTCATTGCGGATATGCGCCCGAATCTTGTGCACTCAATTGTTTCGATCGAGCCTACGGGCCCTCCGTTCCAGGAGGCCGTATTCAGCAACGCCTCTGCGCGCCCTTACGGGCTTACCGATATCCCCCTTACCTTCTCGCCACCGGTGACCGATCCAGCCAATGATCTTGTTAAAAAGATCATTCCTTCCAATTCGTCCCTGTACTCAGACTGTGTTATGCAGGCTAGTTCCCCTTCACCGAGACAGCTCGTCAACCTCGCACACGTGCCAGTCCTGGTCGTAACTACCGAGTCATCCTATCATGCACCGTATGATTGGTGTACAGTGCAGTTACTGCAACAGGCAGGCGTATCGGCCAAGCACCTGAAGCTGGCGGATATTGGCATTCATGGGAATGGGCATATGGTATTCATGGAGAAAAATAGTTTGCAGGTTGCAGCTACCCTAGGGCAGTGGATAGAGCGTACGTGATAGCAGCCAGGGGCCCCGAATCAATTAGCTGCTCACGCGGATGCCTTTGACAGTTAGGCAACAAAATAGAGATCTTGTGTTCAGGCTAAGGGAAAATTAAGATGGAAATAAAGATATAACTTGCAAAGAGAAAAATTTGACCATAACACCCGTTATCTAGTAGGCTACACGCCAGCAACATTATACAGGCAAAGCCCGCTGATATACACAGGTATAGTTCTCCAGCGACGCTTCCAGCATCAATTGAAATTATTGTATTTGTGGTTTCCCACGGGTCACCGCTCTgttgtagctagagaaccaAAGACGTACAGAAAAGTTTAAAAGGGCTGAGGTATCTGACTTCAGACAGAGGACAAATATAGACAGACAAATCCAGAGCTTGGCCACAAAAGGGAACGCTTTTGTGTAGAGTGAGACTTCCCGTCATCCATCTCGAGAGTATGTCGACTAACCTTGATAGACAGCGACCTAGGCAGACCTCAaccaccatcatcttccagtCAATCTCGAAGTAAGCTGCAGAGCTATGTGTTGCATGGTAGTGATCTCAGACACACTGCCAACTTCATCACATGTCAATACGGAGCTTCTCGTCTCGTCCAGCGGGAGTTAACAACTCCGGGGTCACACGACTATCTTCAATGATTGAATATTTTACCGAGTGTTTCTATTTGCTTCGGGAATCTCCTAATGGAGTCTATAGTCTTCTCTCAAGAAAGTCCATCAAGTTAGCTCCTGAAAAACCGCAGCGCAGCTTGTCTGACGTCTAGGTGTGATAATTGTTATTCCTATCTACTTCCTAATTTTGACTACATGGGCCACAGTGACTGGGTGCAGAATGTTTCTAGGTATAATCCATGTTCTGATATTGCAGTGCCAAGTCTTCAGACCAAATAGATCCCACCGTACCCTTTATTAGTGGCCTGTTCTATAATTCCAGGTGAACGTAGCACTGAATAACCGGTGAGTCGCGGCTAGAATGGACTAGGACTAGCTCTGGGACAATAGCATTATCGAAAACCTCTAATCATCAGCCACCCATCTTCCCATCGAACAAAACGGGCCTTTGCAAATCTACCGGCAGTACACCATCACGATGTTAATGCGGCTAGCAGGGAGCGGCGATACTGCGGGAACCTTATGACGACAGAGTGTGTGGCTTGATCCGCATTGGCAACGTGTCCGGTGCTACAGGAGGTGCCTTCTATACACACCTAACTACCGAATGCTCAGCTGGACGAAGGTGGGACTTGAAGAAGACTAGAAAAACAAGATGATTGGCACTGgcaatgacagcagctgtTGGCTCCGGACATAGCCACCAATTGGAGTAGCAGCGTACATTGTAAATCTCCGCCAAGAACCCCATGGGGAAATTGCTAATATTCACAGAGCATCCACTTCCTTCTATCCTTTGGTGCGCTCGGGAAATCTCAATATGCAGAAGTTGGTGGTCATATATGAAGCCATCTTGGGTGGCCCAATCAGATTCCTAAACCCTAAGGAGACACTGCAACCGTGGATGCTAACCACCCACTAAGACATCCGATAGTACCCAGACACCAGTCATACAATGCCGACGACTATTTTAAAGTAAATCAGATCCGACAGTTAGTTGGTCTACGATAATTCATGATACTCAGTGTAATAGAATAACCTTGTTCCCCCTGATTGACTCTATCTTTTCTGTCCAACTCTCGCCTGTTCGCATTGCCATGCTTACCCTCTCTAAAGTACTTCCTGTGCTAGCTCTCAGCCATGCTGTCGCGGCGGCTCCTCAGTTGTCTGCGCGGGCTACTGCCAGCTTAAATACCTGGTTATCTACCGAGGCTAGCTTTGCTCTGGATGGCATTCTCACCAATATTGGCGCAAATGGCGCTTATGCAAAGACCGCCAAGGCTGGTGTGGTCATCGCCAGCCCTAGCACTGAAAGCCCAGACTGTGAGCTCAGCGGCTATCTAGTTTTTGGTCTCCTGTGGAATAAACATTAACAGGAGCAGACTACTATACCTGGACACGAGATGCCGCTCTGACCGTGAAAGTCCTTGTCGACCTGTTTCACAACGGCGATCTGAGCCTACAGACTATTCTTGAAGAATATACCAACTCTCAGGCATATTTGCAGACCGTCTCAAACCCATCTGGTGGTCTGGCGAGTGGAGGGCTTGCAGAGCCCAAGTTCTATGTTGATATGACCGCCTTTACCGGCTCCTGGGGTCGTCCTCAGCGAGATGGCCCGGCCCTGCGCGCTACTACCCTTATAGGTTTCGGCAACTGGTTGATTGTATGATTCGATCTTGTTGGCATGAAAGTTGCTGGCTGACATCAATAGGATAACGGCTACTCCAGCTATGCTAGTAACAATATCTGGCCTATTGTGCGCAACGACTTGACCTACGTTGCTCAgtattggagcaagagcggCTATGGTATGTTGAGCACTCCATTGGCATTTTTCCATCTCTTAATTGTGCTAACATTGCTTCCGCTCAATTAGATCTATGGGAAGAGGTGAACTCTATGTCCTTCTTCACCGTCGCCGTGCAGCATCGTGCGCTCGTTGAGGGGAGCACTTTTGCCCACAGAGTAGGAGCCTCCTGTCCATGGTGTGATTCACAGGCCCCTCAGATCCTCTGCTACATGCAGAATTTCTGGACAGGCTCATATATTAATGCCAATACCGGTGGTGGCCGATCTGGCAAGGACGCCAACACCGTCCTGGCCAGCATTCACACCTTCGACCCCGACGCTGCTTGCGATGATATCACTTTCCAACCCTGCTCCTCTCGTGCCCTCGCCAACCACAAGGTATACACTGACTCGTTCCGCTCCGTGTACTCGCTCAATACAGGCATCGCACAGGGCGTTGCTGTTGCAGCCGGTCGCTATCCTGAAGATTCATACTACAATGGTAACCCCTGGTTTTTGACAACCCTCGCCGCAGCCGAGCAGCTCTACGATGCCATCTACCAGTGGCAGAAGGCTAGGTCCATCTCGATCACGAGCACCTCTCTCGCTTTTTTTAAGGACATCTACAGCTCGGCCGCCGTAGGCACTTACGCCTCGGGGAGCTCCGCGTTCACGGCCATCATCGACGCAGTCAAGACGTACGCCGATGGCTACGTGAGCATCGTCAAGGCCCACGCCATGGCTAACGGCTCCCTTTCTGAACAATTCGACAAGACATACGGCACCTGCGTATCCGCGCGCGATCTGACCTGGTCGTACGCTGCTCTCCTGACGGCCAGCATGCGCCGTAACGGCGTCGTCCCTCCCTCATGGGACGCCGCCTCTGCAAACACCCTCCCCTCATCTTGTTCCACGGGCTCTGCAACTGGAACTTACAGTACCGCGACCGTCACAACCTGGCCTAGCACCCTGACCAGCGGGTCGGCTAGCGCGACCACGACCATCATGGCTACGTCGACtgccaccagcagcagcactaccaccagcaccaccaccgcctgTACAACACCAAGCACCGTTGCCGTGACTTTCAATGTGATCGCCACAACTACCTACGGTGAAAATGTGTACATAGTAGGCTCCATCTCCCAGCTGGGAAACTGGGATACCGGCAGTGCCGTTGCCCTCAGCGCCTCTAAGAACacctcctccaacaaccTCTGGTATGTGGACATCAATCTCCCGGGCGGGACGGCGTTTGAGTACAAGTACATCCGCAAGGAGACGGACGGCTCGATCGTTTGGGAAAGTGACCCTAATCGCTCGTACACTGTGCCTTCAAGCTGTGGAGTGTCAACGGCTACTGAGAGTGACACTTGGCGGTAAGATGTGACGTCGATTGTGCATGTGGTCCTTTATTGGTATATCGGAACACAGTGGAGTGGTCTTACCTACAATGTGTATACACAAGTGAGATGTAAACATCAACTACACATATGATCAGTTGTACACTAGAGACGCAGAGTGTACGAAATTGATGTCACCCTAGTGTTGTATTCACAAATTTCTGCCATTTCTGGATGCGCTAATATATTCTCTCCCATATTCATCCTTCCCACCTTCGTCATCCAACGGTTTGATTATTCAACCACTCACAGACGTTCTGGCGACTATACCGCCTATAGACACTGTGAATACCAGTCGTTCACATAGGTGCAAGTCCAAGGACTCGCACACAATGTCGGGCCAGTCCAGCCAATACCGCCACACTGACCCCAATGCGGGGAGGTTGCAGTGCTTGTGGCTGTGGCGCTGGTAGTGGTAGAGGTGGCTgttgtggtggtggttgtagTTACGGTGCCGCCGAGCCCTACCAACAAGCCATCGTAGGCAGGCTTCTTAACAAAGTTCTCATCCCACGGTAGCGCTGCACCATAACCCGAGAACGTACTCGGCACCCAGCTGTACTTATCCGTCCAGTCCCAGATTGTGAATCCGACACACCCGGCCGTGTCCACACACGATCCCGCCAGGTTCTGAAAGTCTGTCGACTGCTGTGCCAGCGTCGTTGCAGATGTCGGCAGTTGGATACGGACATCAGCCTCCGTGTACGCGACTTCGACGCCTAGCGAGGTGAACGACTGCAGCACACTGGCCAGGGAGCTCCTGCTCGGCACAGTGCCAACACTGAAGTGTGCCTGAAAGCCTACACCATCGATCTTAACGCCCGCGTTCTTGATGAGTTGCACAATAGCTCTTGCACCAGCCGCCTTGGCACCGCCGTATTCTCAAGGTTGTAGTCATTGTAGTAGAGCTTGACGTCTGGATCGGCAgctgcggcagcagcaaatgCAATGGGGATATAGGCTTCGCCCATGGTGGTGTAGAAGATGTTGGTGCGATATGTGCCATCTTCGTTCAGTGCTTTAATCAAGGAGACATGATCAGACTCCGACGGAGAACCGGGACGAGTCGGGCTAGTAAGGACTCTACTTACCCTCGTTGACCACGTCCCAATGTATGCAGCGCCCCTTGTAATGATTCACTACGTTAGTGATATGGTTTCGTAGTGCGGCGGTTAGAGTGGTATTAGTCCAGCTTCCGCTAGTCACTGCTCTCATGTTAGTCTTTTTAGTTAAATTTTGATTTCCATCCTTTTTTACAGAGAACGGTGGAACATCTTACCCCAGCTGGGCAGCTGATTATGCCAGACGAGCGTATGGCACCGCAAATACTGGCCATTGGCGTCAGCCAGATCGGCAATGACGTCTCCCTTGGTGAAGCTGAAAGTGCCCTGCGACGGCTCGGTGCTATCCCACTATCACGCATATGTCAACATGACATTCTCATGTATTGTACGTTTGGGGGTGGGTCAATATTGTGGATGCGGCTGCCTACCTTTTGGGTGTTTCCGGGCGTGATTTGACCAAAGTCAGCGGTATTGTTGAGCTGAGTTACGTACGGAATATCTGTTAACTCGCCATTATCTGTCGCTGTGCCGAAATACTCCAGTCCAGCAGCAAGTGCAGCCTCGTGCAACCCGGCGGCGGAAACACTATATATCAAAACACAACATTAGCAGGTATATTTGGAGTGGTGGAGTAAGGAGAATTGAACATTGTTGTGAGGAGGCCTGCAGCCAATGCCGCGGTAAAAGAATGAAGCTTGAACATCGTCTCTGAGTACTACTGCACTCTCTGATCCTAATACTCGTGATGTAGCAGGGCAATCCGAATTGAGGGAGATCAGAGCTGCTCATATACCACTTCAACCCCCCAACATATTACGGCAATTCGGATAAATGATTCAATCTGAGGTCTGTATCCGGCCCGGAGCCATCCTCCGTGGTTCTGCACGGGAGGGTCTCGCATCTCTTGGAATGACAAGGGACAAGCACATTGCTAGGGGAATCACAACATTAGCTTAAAAGATACAAGTTGGAACTAAAACTGCTAGACCAGAAGAAAGGACTTATTTACTTTTAGCCTAAACTCTCGGCCTTCAACTAATATAAAAGCTAGTCATTTATTTCTTTGGCGTGTCCAATATATTTTCTTCGCTAGAATTTACCTCTTCTCTAAACATGTGCTGGTTTCCCCGCGCTCTGGAGATTGGCGGGATATTGAAAGGTGCGGGGTCTAGAAGGGGCCTCTCTGTCCGTGGCCAAAGGAGTTTCCGTGCCTGGCTTTGCATTCTTCAAGTGTAAGCAGCTTCCTTTTTGATCATATGAATCTACTGAACACGGCTCCAGTAGGTGCTGGAATATTCCTGTCATACGCGTTCTCAAGAAAGTGGATCGTAAGCGCACACGAGCTGGGGTTGGTTTGgtggagaaagaagatggGGTGTAGGTGTGATTCTATTAAATCGGCAAAATAAAGAGTGAGTGTATCAGAAAGGGCAGGCACAAGAGCAGAGGGGCTCTAGGATAAGTTGATTCTGAAGGGCATAGCAAGGTACAACGGATAGAAATTTCTGTCTAGCGAGGGGATCAGCTACTTCAGTGAACGCTGTAACTCAAGTATTCTGCCTCCTGTAAGTTCAGTTGACTACATCGAATACTGAGACAAGAATGGCTGCAAGTGGCTGTCTAACAGGGAGACTATCGCTGAGTATTTAGATGCCGATCTTGCGCACGCACCTGTGATCGGCATTGATGCGGCTGATTACTTAgttcctttttttctttaaATATACACCAACCCATTTCCTCTGATTAGCAATTTCAAGTGGCGATGACAACATCTGGTCTATACACGGCTTCGGCGGTTTCGAGTCGGCTTTGTTGGAACAGTCCGTCTAGTGAGGCAGCTGTCGTTTCAAAATCTAAGTCTGCTGATGCAGCGGCTCAGTATATATTTTCATCCTTAACACCTCTATCCGCCAGCGCATCCGTCACCGTGTCCTTCATTTTAACCCTGCTGTACACACCTACCAGGAACAGTGCAAGTTGTCGCTCTACATAGCCCGTTCGGCCAGGCTCTAGGTGTTCGTCCATGAAGGCTTGAGCTTTTGTTGCCGAGTCAAGTGGTTCAATGAGTCTCCAACCACCTTTGACCAGCTTGATATGTTACTTTTGCTTTGCACTATCACGCTCATGCTTGTAAGCTATCTTTCAGTCCTTCGGATTGATGTCTTTATACTTGACCGGCTGCGCCAGCCCCAGAGAGAGCTCCTTGCGAAGGATGTGCTGAACCATAGACTTGATGATTCTCTAAAGGCCCGACTGGTCGAAGATCATGTTGGACAGGATTAGTATCTTGCGATCCAGGAACCACCACAGCTGCACGGGCAGCACTTTGGACTTATGAATATACCTCGTTCTAGGAGCTCCCGTGGGCAGAGGCGATAAATTATTTTGGCGTCCTGGCATTTCAAGTTGCGTATCCTGTTGCTCTTGACCCACACCTCGCGAGTTCAGCCATTGTGGGTGGGCTTAGACCCGCCTTTACTAGCAAGCGCTCTAGTGTCAGGCTGCCGACGGCGTCGCGTTGTCCTCGCGTGGCCGGCTGGGGAAGAGCTACCAGCATTAAGAGGTTCTCCTTTGACAAGATCAGTTGGTGCTATTGATACCCCATTCTCTGGCTAGGATTCATCACCGGTACTATTGTTATATACACCGATGAAGGTATGTAGGTTGGTGGTGGCTGAACAGGGATATTTATATACTTGGGTTGCGACAGGCCCGCCCAAGAGCAACAGGAGTATAAATTGCCGGTACTACAGTAAGGTAGCAAGTCAACTGCTTTTGGTTGAGATGCTCTGCACAGAGACTTCTGTCAATGGGACTACCCCTCCCTAATAACCCCTGTTTGGACACGACCTGCGTGGACTTTACCACTTGTGGATGACCTTAGCATTGCAATCCTGATCCTACGCGGGTGATGACTTGGCGTGGCGGGGCCCACTCCAATGAAGATGTCATCTATGCTCTCGATTGATAGATCAATTGATCGATCAGTATTGATTAATTGTCTGTGAGCTGGGCTGGCCAGTGCCTGATGCTGATTGGCGCAAGTATAAACGCAGCACCACGGGCGACTAATCAGGGCGCCGGACGGGAACGTCGCACGCCACAGTAGACCAAGAGCAAATCTAGCGCTTGATGAGACGAGAGCATCTCAGCATTGATAATTTACCGAAAACTTCCATCCTCGCTGAAACTGAGAATAGAACACTCACTTCTATCAGCTCTCTCAACGAAAGTAGAATTCTATATCTGGTTATCAAGCAAATTCAAGTCTAAAACAGCCTGGAAAAATGGGCCGCCAGACTCTAGAATGCCGGAAGAATAGGCAGGACATTAACTAGAGCGTACAGACGCAAGCCAAAGGTCAGTTACTACGCGAATCTCCGTTGTTGCATTAGTTCTCTATTATATATTCCGAACATAGATCTTCTGATAGGGCAACAATGCCACCGGAGGGTTGACCTGTCAAGCCTCTCCTACCGTGAACATGCCGGCCACTGCTCCACTAAAGCCTGACTTGCCTGGTTGCGTATAATGCCCGATTTGTATGAAGACAGGTCTTGCTCAGGTTGAGCAAGTCAGAACGAAGTGAGAAAACCTGCACTCACGCGAACTGCGCTGACCGGCGAAGATTCCGTTTAACGGGAAGGCCAAACCGGCGCCCAGCGGCGTGGCGAGGTTGATACCACGAAGGCTTGTTATACTCTCTCGCCGTCCCAGCCGCGTTTCCTTAGTGTGGAG
This sequence is a window from Aspergillus nidulans FGSC A4 chromosome IV. Protein-coding genes within it:
- a CDS encoding protein glaB (transcript_id=CADANIAT00000024), which translates into the protein MPTTILKITLFPLIDSIFSVQLSPVRIAMLTLSKVLPVLALSHAVAAAPQLSARATASLNTWLSTEASFALDGILTNIGANGAYAKTAKAGADYYTWTRDAALTVKVLVDLFHNGDLSLQTILEEYTNSQAYLQTVSNPSGGLASGGLAEPKFYVDMTAFTGSWGRPQRDGPALRATTLIGFGNWLIDNGYSSYASNNIWPIVRNDLTYVAQYWSKSGYDLWEEVNSMSFFTVAVQHRALVEGSTFAHRVGASCPWCDSQAPQILCYMQNFWTGSYINANTGGGRSGKDANTVLASIHTFDPDAACDDITFQPCSSRALANHKVYTDSFRSVYSLNTGIAQGVAVAAGRYPEDSYYNGNPWFLTTLAAAEQLYDAIYQWQKARSISITSTSLAFFKDIYSSAAVGTYASGSSAFTAIIDAVKTYADGYVSIVKAHAMANGSLSEQFDKTYGTCVSARDLTWSYAALLTASMRRNGVVPPSWDAASANTLPSSCSTGSATGTYSTATVTTWPSTLTSGSASATTTIMATSTATSSSTTTSTTTACTTPSTVAVTFNVIATTTYGENVYIVGSISQLGNWDTGSAVALSASKNTSSNNLWYVDINLPGGTAFEYKYIRKETDGSIVWESDPNRSYTVPSSCGVSTATESDTWRCTLETQSVRN
- a CDS encoding alpha/beta hydrolase (transcript_id=CADANIAT00000023), with amino-acid sequence MYVEKLMPTTGVTKPYPIVFIHGQAQTGTNWLNKPDGGEGWASYFLSQGYECYILDQTFRGRSPWFPGNGTVSTYSAELLQQRFTAPQQYNLWPQASLHTQWNGMGVMGDPIFDTYYASTVEFLDSATYQQSTVQAAGAALLDLIGSPVVLLSHSQGGPIGWLIADMRPNLVHSIVSIEPTGPPFQEAVFSNASARPYGLTDIPLTFSPPVTDPANDLVKKIIPSNSSLYSDCVMQASSPSPRQLVNLAHVPVLVVTTESSYHAPYDWCTVQLLQQAGVSAKHLKLADIGIHGNGHMVFMEKNSLQVAATLGQWIERT
- a CDS encoding uncharacterized protein (transcript_id=CADANIAT00000026), which codes for MCWFPRALEIGGILKGAGSRRGLSVRGQRSFRAWLCILQVRCWNIPVIRVLKKVDRKRTRAGVGLVEKEDGV
- a CDS encoding protein xlnE (transcript_id=CADANIAT00000025), producing the protein MFKLHSFTAALAAGLLTTIVSAAGLHEAALAAGLEYFGTATDNGELTDIPYVTQLNNTADFGQITPGNTQKWDSTEPSQGTFSFTKGDVIADLADANGQYLRCHTLVWHNQLPSWVTSGSWTNTTLTAALRNHITNVVNHYKGRCIHWDVVNEEYGGAKAAGARAIVQLIKNAGVKIDGVGFQAHFSVGTVPSRSSLASVLQSFTSLGVEVAYTEADVRIQLPTSATTLAQQSTDFQNLAGSCVDTAGCVGFTIWDWTDKYSWVPSTFSGYGAALPWDENFVKKPAYDGLLVGLGGTVTTTTTTTATSTTTSATATSTATSPHWGQCGGIGWTGPTLCASPWTCTYVNDWYSQCL
- a CDS encoding alpha/beta fold hydrolase (transcript_id=CADANIAT00000022); the encoded protein is MNMRRIFDVCCNPSADAQVLPLSETPFRGKISKSPNGYSIDYSRPNPSQHPKPLLLCHRSHPARPLRPSSRNFSGRRRCSVIIRRGRTSPAAVRKDTPLRPFWTRHSEQCPPQLPPTPSAKPTAQSQGQAVAVATELGVVLENSGISSDTPLLLVAHSYGAIVARELLHLYSERVAGMVLVDASTERASEYFNVPDENIIAVMGDLSYARATGLRSETVLSDEEWRVRAKEIIVSSRATAAEIASFYEVCETLKRMEQFRRQALGKRPLSVVRANTASDYRAVHEKGVPAGNGREEQRAAFRTLLDQWEYIDKQLQEEQLRLSSNTHFFRLEGCGHNVHLARPDVIAQEPFGYSLPSRAYT